The proteins below are encoded in one region of Acidobacteriota bacterium:
- a CDS encoding ABC transporter permease has product MKSLKRRVRLDHHRLAQAIARSGRDQNDWADELEISRGYFSQLVHGHKCHPGPEVRRKLLRGLGLDFDELFLIEGGEPASSGWRGPRSGPPPADKRGQGRSLAVGSGLWWGEIGQSLRSLLRRPAFSAVAVLTLAAGIGANALLFSAVHAVLLQPYPYPEAERVVDLYESNEARGWAFNSVSPPNYLDFKEGNRTFEALAAYQVKDVNFSTGQFAERVTAVEAPSDFFAVLGVQPERGRFFHTGPPSEEEDLLVISHTFWRSRLGGDPQVLGSAVDLDGRRYTIAGVLPAGIDFPSPQVQLYTPMSEAFLKTQGRGGRYLRVVGRLKQGVRLSQAQSDLAAIAQGLQQAYPESNADWSVTLTPHGELSASSVRRPLMVLWLTTGLVLLIACANLANLLLGQAASRRRELAVRLALGAGRKRLTARLLTESLLLSLCGAAVGLLLAALGAGWLTRWASQALPRAQDISVNWTVAGFTLLLASAATVLFGWLPSWRAARLDPQAGLGAGPRATSAQGGRLRYGLIVAEVALALTVLVGAGLLLRSLSEIMGSEAGFESRNLLTLRVEPGMLTMQPGQDMVSFWNARQEQRDVINDFYGRLLARLQALPGVQRASAVNRGPLEGSWWGTSFRLDGRAPVPRNQQPTALTRVVMPGYFRTMGIDLMRGRVFLASDRRDAQHVAVIDQALARANWPGESPLGQRITLNDPEDPFVIWYTVVGVVDDISHHGLGQTRGGTLYLHFPQAIFGHFGDWGMDIAIRHQQGAGPGLASAVRAVVRELDPSLPVFQVRTGEDLLAQDTARRRLQTLLLAAFGALALILCASGIFSVVSYSVASRRREIGIRRALGARGTHIYRRVLSQGLLPVALGILLGLPAAWALTLLLQDMLFHVQPYDPPTLLLSCLALLLLGAAAALLPAYRANQINPLSILRSD; this is encoded by the coding sequence ATGAAGTCCCTGAAACGACGCGTTCGCCTCGACCATCACAGGCTGGCTCAAGCGATCGCCCGCAGCGGGCGGGACCAAAACGACTGGGCCGACGAGCTGGAGATCAGTCGGGGCTATTTCTCCCAACTTGTGCACGGCCATAAGTGCCATCCCGGCCCCGAAGTTCGCCGCAAGCTGCTGCGAGGGCTGGGGCTGGACTTTGATGAGCTCTTCCTCATCGAGGGCGGGGAACCGGCCTCGTCCGGATGGCGGGGGCCGCGGAGCGGGCCGCCTCCTGCGGATAAGAGGGGGCAAGGGCGGAGCCTGGCCGTCGGCTCCGGCCTTTGGTGGGGGGAAATCGGGCAGTCCCTCCGCTCGCTGCTGCGCAGACCGGCTTTTTCAGCCGTGGCCGTCTTGACCCTGGCGGCCGGAATCGGAGCCAACGCCCTGCTTTTCAGCGCCGTCCACGCCGTCTTGCTGCAGCCCTATCCCTATCCCGAGGCTGAGCGCGTCGTGGACCTTTACGAAAGCAACGAGGCCAGGGGATGGGCCTTCAACTCCGTCTCGCCTCCCAACTACCTCGACTTCAAAGAAGGAAATCGCACCTTTGAGGCCCTGGCCGCCTACCAGGTCAAGGACGTCAATTTCAGCACCGGCCAGTTCGCCGAGAGGGTGACGGCGGTGGAAGCTCCTTCCGACTTCTTTGCCGTATTGGGCGTCCAGCCCGAGCGAGGACGCTTCTTTCACACCGGGCCGCCATCGGAAGAAGAAGACCTGCTGGTCATCAGCCACACCTTTTGGCGCAGCCGCCTGGGCGGCGATCCGCAAGTCCTGGGCAGCGCCGTCGATTTGGACGGGAGGCGCTACACTATTGCGGGCGTCCTGCCTGCCGGAATCGACTTCCCCAGTCCCCAGGTACAGCTCTACACGCCCATGAGCGAGGCCTTCCTGAAAACCCAGGGCCGCGGCGGGCGGTACTTGCGGGTGGTGGGGCGGCTGAAGCAGGGTGTGCGCTTGAGTCAAGCCCAGTCTGATCTTGCCGCCATCGCCCAGGGACTGCAGCAAGCCTACCCGGAGAGCAACGCCGACTGGAGCGTCACTCTCACGCCCCATGGCGAGTTGTCGGCTTCTTCGGTGCGCCGTCCCCTCATGGTGCTGTGGCTGACCACCGGCCTCGTCCTGCTCATCGCTTGCGCCAACCTGGCCAACCTGCTGCTGGGACAGGCCGCCTCGCGCCGCCGCGAACTGGCGGTGCGGCTGGCTCTGGGCGCCGGCCGGAAACGGCTGACCGCCCGTCTCCTCACGGAAAGCCTGCTGCTGTCCCTGTGCGGAGCGGCTGTGGGGCTGCTGCTTGCGGCCCTGGGGGCGGGATGGCTCACCCGTTGGGCCTCCCAAGCCCTGCCCCGCGCCCAGGACATCTCCGTCAACTGGACCGTGGCCGGCTTCACCCTGCTGCTGGCCAGCGCCGCCACCGTCCTCTTCGGCTGGCTGCCCAGTTGGCGGGCCGCCCGCCTCGATCCGCAAGCGGGACTGGGCGCGGGACCGCGCGCCACCTCGGCCCAGGGCGGACGCCTGCGCTACGGTCTTATCGTGGCCGAGGTTGCCCTGGCCCTGACCGTGCTGGTGGGCGCCGGACTGCTGTTGCGCAGCCTCAGCGAGATAATGGGATCGGAAGCCGGATTCGAGTCCCGCAACCTGCTCACACTGCGGGTGGAACCGGGCATGCTGACCATGCAGCCGGGCCAGGACATGGTGAGTTTCTGGAACGCCCGCCAGGAGCAGCGAGACGTCATCAACGACTTCTATGGACGGCTGCTGGCGCGGTTACAGGCTCTTCCGGGCGTGCAGCGGGCATCGGCGGTCAACCGCGGTCCCTTGGAGGGCTCCTGGTGGGGAACCAGTTTCCGCCTTGACGGACGCGCGCCGGTTCCCCGCAACCAGCAGCCCACGGCCCTGACCCGGGTTGTGATGCCCGGCTATTTCCGCACCATGGGCATCGACTTGATGCGGGGACGCGTCTTCCTCGCCTCCGACCGGCGCGACGCCCAGCACGTGGCCGTCATCGACCAGGCGCTGGCGCGGGCCAACTGGCCGGGCGAGAGTCCCCTGGGACAGCGGATCACCCTCAACGATCCCGAGGATCCCTTCGTCATCTGGTACACGGTAGTCGGCGTGGTGGACGACATCTCCCACCACGGCCTGGGCCAGACCCGCGGCGGCACGCTCTACCTGCACTTTCCCCAGGCCATCTTCGGACATTTCGGGGACTGGGGAATGGACATCGCCATACGTCACCAGCAAGGCGCCGGCCCGGGGCTGGCGTCCGCCGTGCGGGCCGTGGTGCGTGAACTCGACCCCTCCTTGCCGGTGTTCCAAGTCCGCACAGGAGAGGATCTGCTGGCTCAGGACACCGCCCGCCGACGCCTGCAGACCCTGCTCCTGGCCGCCTTCGGCGCCTTGGCCCTGATCCTCTGCGCCTCGGGGATCTTCTCGGTGGTTTCTTACAGCGTAGCCAGCCGCCGCCGCGAAATCGGCATCCGCCGGGCCCTGGGCGCCCGCGGGACGCACATCTACCGCCGCGTCCTCAGCCAGGGTCTGCTTCCGGTCGCCCTGGGCATCCTCCTGGGCCTCCCCGCCGCCTGGGCCCTGACGCTCCTGCTCCAAGACATGCTCTTCCACGTCCAGCCCTACGACCCCCCAACCCTCCTTCTCTCCTGCCTCGCCCTGCTCCTCCTGGGCGCCGCCGCCGCCCTCCTCCCCGCTTACCGCGCCAACCAAATCAACCCACTCTCCATCCTCCGCTCCGACTAG
- a CDS encoding TRAFs-binding domain-containing protein codes for MSSNRALRPVCFVAMPFGQKSPPGKSEPLIDFDAVFEHIETVVTQLGLECIRADVELSGGFVQGAMYERLLVAEYVIADLTFSNPNVTYEVGVRHGASSRPTILIGALRFFGNLPFDFKPLRVLPYDLADDGSLPEDKAGGFRAALQQRLHAAVEGELPVDNPIMQVTSWTPSGRLEHDKTDVYLSRMRFCGHIGEEIAAALNKASDTDAVKALQAIETRIFQNTHIVAELHSALLGIYIGYRERKAHRKMIELYGRLPNELCRTAVVQEQLALALNRLAEQAEREAGELEKAGEDSDAEKLRNQAHEHRQEALAALDRLRAPMVSSETWGIRGRICKGQYQAELNKGNELKAEASLGKAIEAYWSGVKADMRDYYPGVNCVTLSLLRGSAEDLKRLETLVPVVRQAVEFAPEAKSEEERYWNPATKLEMASAGKDWQAARRHLVDCLKVEVPDWMRETTIDNLEIHLQAFKDDSKAVEKIQELIGGLQPST; via the coding sequence ATGTCCAGTAATAGAGCCCTGCGTCCCGTCTGTTTCGTAGCCATGCCGTTCGGGCAAAAAAGCCCTCCGGGCAAAAGCGAGCCCCTTATCGATTTCGATGCGGTCTTCGAACACATCGAGACCGTGGTGACGCAACTCGGCTTGGAGTGCATCCGAGCCGACGTCGAACTCTCGGGCGGTTTCGTCCAAGGAGCCATGTATGAAAGACTCCTGGTGGCCGAATACGTCATCGCCGACCTCACTTTCTCGAACCCCAATGTCACCTATGAGGTCGGAGTCCGCCATGGAGCCAGTTCTCGGCCCACTATTCTGATCGGCGCCCTTCGTTTCTTCGGAAACCTTCCCTTCGATTTCAAGCCGCTGCGGGTGTTGCCCTACGATCTTGCCGATGACGGCAGTCTTCCTGAAGACAAGGCGGGCGGGTTTCGAGCTGCCCTGCAGCAGCGGCTGCACGCCGCAGTCGAGGGAGAACTGCCGGTCGACAATCCCATAATGCAGGTCACGTCCTGGACTCCCTCCGGCCGCCTGGAACACGACAAGACGGATGTCTATCTCTCGCGAATGCGCTTTTGCGGTCACATCGGCGAGGAGATCGCCGCCGCCCTCAACAAGGCCAGCGACACCGATGCGGTCAAGGCGCTACAGGCCATCGAAACCCGCATTTTCCAAAACACCCACATCGTGGCCGAACTCCACTCCGCCCTTTTAGGCATCTATATCGGGTACCGGGAACGCAAGGCCCACCGCAAGATGATCGAACTCTACGGCAGGCTACCAAACGAACTCTGCCGGACGGCGGTCGTGCAGGAACAGCTCGCCCTGGCCCTCAACCGTTTGGCCGAACAAGCTGAAAGAGAGGCCGGGGAACTGGAGAAAGCGGGAGAGGATTCAGATGCCGAGAAGCTGCGGAACCAAGCTCATGAGCATCGGCAAGAGGCGCTGGCCGCCCTCGACCGGCTGCGGGCGCCAATGGTGAGCAGCGAAACCTGGGGCATCCGGGGCAGGATCTGCAAGGGCCAATACCAGGCTGAACTGAACAAAGGCAATGAACTCAAGGCTGAAGCTTCCCTGGGCAAGGCGATCGAAGCCTACTGGTCGGGGGTGAAAGCGGACATGCGCGACTATTATCCCGGAGTCAATTGCGTGACTCTAAGCCTGCTTCGAGGAAGTGCGGAGGATCTCAAGCGACTGGAAACACTGGTCCCGGTCGTCCGCCAGGCCGTCGAGTTCGCACCTGAGGCCAAGTCTGAAGAGGAACGCTATTGGAACCCTGCCACCAAGCTCGAGATGGCCTCAGCCGGCAAAGATTGGCAAGCGGCCCGCCGGCACCTTGTCGATTGCCTCAAGGTCGAAGTACCCGATTGGATGCGGGAAACCACCATCGACAACCTTGAGATCCACCTGCAAGCCTTCAAGGACGATTCGAAGGCGGTCGAGAAAATCCAAGAGCTCATCGGCGGCCTGCAGCCTTCCACCTAA
- a CDS encoding ABC transporter permease produces the protein MTAIIHMAFKDLRLLIRDRTAFFFTFFFPVLYAVFFGMIFSGGGGDGSSAISVWVVDQDNTQASQQFVRMLGEAEELKVEPAADLERAREGVRRGRRVAYILLPQGFSQAQQTIFMGKPPRVEIGVDPSRQAESGMLQGILMKYGAQSMQQILQDPGFADRQLEAVKESAQDAPPEVQGQLQSFFSEMKKLLEMENQAPEGVAAGPAGGSFQPLEVTTAEVIRQRSGPTNAYSISFPQGIIWGILGCASGFAISLVMERRRGTLMRLRSGPLTRFQVLAGKALACFITILGVSFILLLLARFVFGVQLRLGLLAMGLTAVAVCFVGIMMVLSTLGRSEQAAGGIGWAIMIVMAMLGGGMIPLFIMPAWMQTVSNVSPVKWAILAMEGVLWRGFTAIDMLLPCGILTAIGAVCFTLGILIFKED, from the coding sequence ATGACGGCAATCATTCATATGGCATTCAAAGACCTGCGGCTGCTCATCCGCGACCGCACGGCCTTCTTCTTCACCTTCTTCTTTCCCGTCCTCTACGCGGTCTTCTTCGGAATGATCTTCTCCGGCGGCGGCGGGGACGGCAGCAGCGCCATCTCGGTGTGGGTGGTGGATCAAGACAATACTCAGGCTTCGCAGCAATTCGTCAGGATGCTGGGCGAGGCCGAGGAATTGAAGGTCGAGCCGGCCGCCGATTTGGAAAGGGCCCGGGAGGGGGTGCGGCGGGGCCGCCGGGTGGCTTACATCCTCCTGCCCCAGGGCTTCAGCCAAGCCCAGCAGACCATTTTCATGGGAAAGCCGCCCCGAGTGGAGATTGGAGTCGATCCTTCCCGCCAGGCTGAATCCGGCATGCTGCAGGGGATACTCATGAAATACGGCGCCCAGTCGATGCAGCAGATCCTGCAGGACCCGGGCTTCGCCGACCGCCAGCTTGAGGCGGTGAAGGAATCCGCACAGGACGCGCCTCCTGAAGTTCAAGGCCAGCTCCAGTCGTTTTTTTCAGAGATGAAGAAGCTGCTGGAGATGGAAAATCAGGCTCCGGAAGGCGTCGCCGCCGGACCGGCGGGGGGCTCCTTTCAGCCGCTGGAGGTGACGACCGCCGAGGTCATTCGCCAACGCAGCGGACCCACCAACGCTTATTCCATCTCTTTCCCTCAGGGCATCATCTGGGGCATCCTGGGGTGCGCCTCGGGTTTCGCCATTTCGCTGGTCATGGAGCGCCGCCGAGGGACGCTGATGCGGCTGCGTTCAGGTCCGCTGACGCGCTTTCAGGTGCTGGCCGGCAAGGCCCTGGCCTGCTTCATCACCATCCTGGGCGTCTCCTTCATCCTCCTTTTGCTGGCCCGCTTCGTCTTCGGCGTGCAACTGCGTCTGGGGCTGCTCGCCATGGGACTGACGGCGGTAGCGGTGTGCTTCGTCGGCATCATGATGGTGCTCTCCACTTTGGGCCGCTCCGAACAAGCCGCGGGAGGCATCGGCTGGGCCATCATGATCGTGATGGCCATGCTGGGCGGAGGCATGATCCCGCTCTTCATCATGCCCGCCTGGATGCAGACCGTCAGCAATGTTTCCCCGGTCAAATGGGCCATCCTGGCCATGGAAGGCGTTCTCTGGCGGGGCTTCACGGCCATAGACATGCTCCTCCCCTGCGGAATCCTCACCGCCATCGGCGCCGTCTGCTTCACCCTGGGCATCCTCATTTTCAAAGAGGATTAG
- a CDS encoding ABC transporter ATP-binding protein: MQTLLRLKGLRKSFGDILAVDDLDLEVRQGEIFGLLGPNGAGKSTTVSLAIGLLQPERGEVDLVGYGSPLKASVRRHIGVAPQALAIYEEMSGLENVLFFGRLQGLSGQSLRSSSRWALDFVGLTERANDLASTYSGGMKRRLNLAVSIVHRPLLLLLDEPTVGVDPQSRNSIFDNIRHLQQEGTTVVYTTHYMEEAQKLCDRVGIIDRGKLLALDSVENLTQEHGGESLITAEKAQGETLRIQTCDPLGRLRELLDGGEPLLRFSVERPNLETVFLNLTGRQLRD; this comes from the coding sequence ATGCAAACACTGCTCAGACTGAAGGGATTGCGGAAGAGTTTCGGCGACATCCTGGCGGTGGACGACCTTGACCTGGAAGTCCGCCAGGGCGAAATCTTCGGTTTGCTGGGCCCCAACGGAGCGGGCAAGTCGACCACCGTCAGCTTGGCCATCGGACTCTTGCAGCCCGAGAGGGGAGAAGTTGACCTGGTCGGCTACGGCAGCCCTCTGAAAGCCTCGGTGCGGCGACACATCGGGGTGGCTCCCCAGGCGCTGGCCATCTACGAGGAGATGAGCGGGCTGGAGAACGTGCTCTTCTTCGGGCGTCTGCAAGGGCTCTCGGGTCAGTCCCTGCGCAGCAGCAGCCGCTGGGCGCTGGATTTCGTGGGACTGACCGAGCGCGCCAACGACCTGGCCTCGACCTATTCAGGCGGCATGAAGCGTCGGCTGAATCTGGCCGTCTCCATCGTCCACCGTCCGCTGCTGCTCTTGCTCGACGAGCCCACCGTCGGCGTCGACCCCCAGTCGCGCAATTCCATCTTCGACAACATACGGCACCTGCAGCAGGAGGGCACCACGGTGGTCTACACCACCCACTACATGGAAGAAGCCCAGAAGCTGTGCGATCGGGTGGGCATCATCGACCGGGGCAAGCTGCTGGCGCTCGATTCGGTGGAGAACCTGACTCAAGAGCACGGAGGCGAAAGTCTCATCACCGCCGAGAAGGCCCAGGGCGAGACGCTGCGCATCCAGACCTGTGATCCTCTCGGCCGCTTGCGGGAGCTGCTCGACGGCGGCGAGCCTTTGCTGCGCTTTTCGGTGGAACGTCCCAACCTTGAAACCGTTTTTCTCAACCTGACGGGGCGCCAACTGCGCGATTGA
- a CDS encoding ABC transporter ATP-binding protein — protein sequence MSQDANIVLKDVSKFYGEVLGVNHVDLTLEPGITGLVGPNGSGKSTLMNLMTGLLQPSRGSIHVVGIAPDHPEQLFRRLGYCTQYDSFPKGATGYSFINGFLRIHGYSADQAYRLTYQALEKVNLVDAAARRVRGYSKGMRQRVKLAQAIAHNPEVMILDEPLNGLDPLARAEVIDLFRDLAEMGRHVIISSHVLHELDIISDNVVMLTGGYVVAEGDVHGVREEVSDVPIQIVVRCDKPSVLAQRAFKEDSVVEVRMHDDGGGLHLRTRDSDQFYLLLNRVVLEEQINVETVAPADDDVQSVYQYLIGSSGGQPA from the coding sequence ATGAGCCAAGACGCCAATATCGTTCTCAAGGACGTCTCCAAGTTTTATGGCGAAGTGCTGGGAGTCAACCATGTCGACTTGACGCTTGAGCCCGGCATCACCGGACTCGTCGGTCCCAACGGCAGCGGCAAGAGCACGCTTATGAACCTCATGACCGGCTTGCTTCAGCCCTCGCGCGGCAGCATTCACGTGGTGGGGATTGCGCCCGATCATCCCGAACAGCTTTTCCGGCGCCTCGGCTACTGTACCCAATATGACTCTTTTCCCAAGGGAGCTACCGGTTACTCCTTCATCAATGGCTTCCTGCGCATACACGGCTATTCAGCCGACCAGGCCTACCGCCTGACCTATCAGGCCCTGGAGAAGGTCAACCTGGTGGACGCCGCCGCCCGCAGGGTGCGGGGCTATTCGAAGGGAATGCGTCAAAGGGTCAAATTGGCCCAGGCCATAGCCCACAATCCCGAGGTCATGATTCTCGATGAGCCCCTCAACGGACTCGATCCCCTGGCCCGCGCCGAGGTCATCGATCTTTTCCGGGACTTGGCCGAGATGGGGCGCCACGTCATCATCTCCTCCCACGTCCTCCATGAGTTGGACATCATTTCCGACAACGTGGTGATGCTGACCGGAGGCTATGTGGTAGCCGAGGGGGACGTTCACGGCGTGCGCGAAGAAGTCAGCGACGTACCCATCCAGATCGTGGTGCGCTGCGACAAGCCTTCAGTCCTCGCCCAGCGCGCTTTTAAGGAAGATTCGGTGGTCGAGGTGAGGATGCATGACGACGGCGGCGGCCTGCATCTGCGCACCCGCGATTCGGACCAGTTTTACCTGCTGCTCAATCGGGTCGTGCTGGAGGAGCAGATCAACGTCGAAACCGTGGCCCCCGCCGACGATGACGTTCAGTCGGTGTATCAATACCTGATCGGAAGCAGCGGAGGTCAACCGGCATGA
- a CDS encoding ABC transporter ATP-binding protein, which produces MEPIIELDNLSLSFGKLQVLKELNGALSGRAFGLLGPNGAGKSTLLRTLMGFHKPSGGTARVFGKDIRTHAKANRQDIGFMPENDAFIADMSAIRFVRMLAELSGMPPRMALEKAHEALHFVGLGEARYRKLGEYSMGMKQKAKLAQALVHGPRLLILDEPTNGLDPPARSNMLKLIREIRDSNQVHIIISSHLLPDVEEVCEEVVILKEGRLVVYCNLEEERKANRKFLEMETRGEHQEEFVEKIRGLGVEVAQVGRRLIKMVLPEDVAIRDLYSLASDRHVQIRRLDYKRDSLQDIFLKAMETDNLQKLESSLEEREYVSVQA; this is translated from the coding sequence ATGGAACCGATCATCGAACTCGACAACCTGTCGCTCAGCTTCGGAAAGCTGCAGGTTCTCAAAGAACTCAACGGGGCCCTGTCGGGACGAGCCTTCGGACTGCTGGGCCCCAACGGAGCCGGCAAATCGACGCTGCTGCGCACCCTGATGGGATTCCATAAGCCCAGCGGCGGAACGGCGCGGGTCTTCGGCAAGGACATCCGCACTCACGCCAAGGCCAACCGCCAGGACATCGGCTTCATGCCCGAAAACGACGCCTTCATCGCCGACATGAGCGCCATCCGCTTCGTCCGCATGCTGGCCGAACTGTCGGGGATGCCGCCGCGGATGGCGCTGGAGAAGGCCCACGAGGCCCTCCACTTCGTCGGGCTGGGCGAGGCCCGCTACCGCAAGCTGGGCGAATACTCTATGGGAATGAAGCAGAAGGCCAAGCTGGCTCAGGCCCTCGTTCACGGACCCCGCCTGCTCATTCTCGACGAGCCCACCAACGGACTCGATCCTCCGGCCCGCTCCAACATGCTCAAGCTGATCCGCGAGATCCGGGACAGCAATCAGGTGCACATCATCATCTCCTCCCATCTGCTTCCCGATGTGGAAGAGGTCTGCGAGGAGGTCGTCATCCTCAAGGAAGGCCGCCTGGTGGTCTACTGCAACCTGGAAGAGGAACGCAAGGCCAACCGCAAGTTCCTGGAAATGGAAACCCGCGGCGAACACCAGGAGGAGTTCGTCGAGAAGATCCGCGGACTGGGCGTCGAAGTGGCCCAAGTGGGCCGACGACTGATCAAGATGGTGCTGCCCGAAGACGTCGCCATCCGCGACCTTTATTCGCTGGCCTCCGACCGCCACGTCCAGATCCGCCGCCTCGACTACAAGCGCGACTCGCTGCAAGACATCTTCCTCAAGGCCATGGAAACCGACAACCTGCAAAAGCTGGAAAGCTCGCTGGAGGAGAGAGAATATGTCAGTGTACAGGCGTAG